The window AGGGGGCGACGGCGAGACCGCCCTTCGTGCCGGCCGGGGACGAGGTCAGATCAGGCATCGGCTTTTCGGCGCGCGGCCGCCGGCTCCTCCTTTTCGAAGAACAGCGCCGGCGGGATCTCGCCCATCCCCGCCACGACGCGGGCCAGGAAGGAAGCGAACGCCTTCCGCTCGCGGGCCGAGAGCGCCTCGATCGCCCGCACGAGCTCCTGCTGGGCGGAGGCGGGGGAGCGCCGCAGGAGCGCGCGCCCGCGCGCGGTCAGCGTCAGACGCACCCGGCGGTGGTCGCGGGCGTCGTCGTGCCGCTCGACGAGACCGGACTCCGCGAGCCGGCGGACGACGACCGACACCGAGCTCTGGTCGGTCGCGGTGCGGGCGGCGAGCTCGTTGACCGACTGGGCGTCGGCCTCGGCGAGCTTCTGCAGGACGAAGAGCTGCGCGCCCGAGACGCCGGCGCGCTTGCGCGCCTGCTCGGCGGAGAGCCGGAGGCTCTGGACGAGCCGCCGGACGCCGTCGAGCACCGGGCGTACGCCGGACGAAGGGAGTGCCGGGCGGCGCGGCGGCCGGCCGGCGACCTTCCCGGCGGCGGGCGAGCGGCGCGCGCCCGGGGAACGCCGGCCGGATTTCAATGGGGTCCCATACATCGGACCGCGACGATATCAGAGCCCGCCGCGCGCGGCAAGGCGGCCTCGTGTAGGATTTGCCGGATGCGTGACGTCTGGGTGCTTTCGGCCGCGCGGACGCCGATCGGCAAGTTCGGCGGCGCCTTCGCCTCGCTCTCGGCGGCCGACCTCGGGACCGCGGCGGCGAAGGGAGCGCTCGCGCGCGCCGGCGTTTCCCCGGACGACGTCACGGAGACGATCTTCGGGCACGGGCGCCAGGCGGGGGGCGGCCCGAACTCCGCCCGCCAGGTCGCCCACCGCGCCGGCGTGCCGGACGCGTCTCCGGCGTTCACGGTCAACAAGGCGTGCGCGTCGTCGCTGAAGGCGATCACGCTCGGCGCGCTGACGATCGGGGTGGGGGAGAACGAGGTCGTTCTCGCCGGCGGGCACGAGTGCATGTCCGCGACCCCCTATCTGCTCACCCGCGCGCGGTTCGGCTACCGGATGGGAGACGCCGAGGTCGTCGACGGGATGACGCGCGACGGGTTCCTCTGCCCGCTCTGCGGCGAGCTCATGGGGGCCACGGCCGAGCGTCTCGCGCGCGAGTACGGGATCGACCGCGGCGAGCAGGACGCGTTCGCGGTCGCGTCGCAGCAGCGCGCGGGCCGCGCCGCCGCCGACGGCCGGGCGGCGCGCGAGATCGTTCCGGTCGACGTGGAGACGCGCAAGGGGACGGTCGTGGTCTCCGCCGACGAGCAACCGCGTCCCGGCACGACCCTCGAATCGCTCGCGCGCCTCCCCGCCGTGTTCGCGAAGGGAGGAACCGTGCACGCCGGCAACGCGTCCGGCGTGACCGACGGGGGGGCCGCGCTCGTGCTCGCCTCGCGCGAGTACGCGGAGAGCCGGGGTCTGCGCCCCCTGGCCCGGGTCGCGGCGTGGACCTCCGCGGGCGTCGACCCGTCGCGCATGGGGATCGGGCCCGTGCCGGCGATCCGGCGCCTGCTCGAGAAGACCGCGCTGCGCCTCGAGGACGTCGACCTGATCGAGTTGAACGAGGCGTTCGCGGCGCAGGTCATCGCCTGCGGGCGCGATCTGGGGTTCGACCCCGAGCGCGTGAACGTCAACGGCGGTGCGATCGCGCTCGGGCATCCGATCGGCGCGACGGGCGCGCGGATCGCGACGACGCTCCTCCACGAGATGGACCGCCGCGGCGCACGACGCGGGATCGCGACCCTCTGCGTTTCGGGCGGCATGGGGATGGCCGTTCTCTTCGAATCGGTCCGATGAAGGTTCTCGTCACGCTCGAGGACGGGACCGCCGGGAAGGACTACCTCGATTCCCTCGCGCGCGCGGGTTTCGCGTCCGAGGACCTCGCCGTCCTGCATTCCCGGGACGTTCCCCCGGTGGGCTTCGAGGGACTGCTGCTGGGCGGCGGCGAGGACGTCGCGCCGGCCCTCTACGGCGAGACGCCCCGCGCCGGGCTCGGGACGGTCAACCGCCGGCGCGACGAGCAGGAGCTCGGGCTCGTCGCCGCGGCG is drawn from Thermoanaerobaculia bacterium and contains these coding sequences:
- a CDS encoding MarR family transcriptional regulator, which produces MLDGVRRLVQSLRLSAEQARKRAGVSGAQLFVLQKLAEADAQSVNELAARTATDQSSVSVVVRRLAESGLVERHDDARDHRRVRLTLTARGRALLRRSPASAQQELVRAIEALSARERKAFASFLARVVAGMGEIPPALFFEKEEPAAARRKADA
- a CDS encoding acetyl-CoA C-acyltransferase; this encodes MRDVWVLSAARTPIGKFGGAFASLSAADLGTAAAKGALARAGVSPDDVTETIFGHGRQAGGGPNSARQVAHRAGVPDASPAFTVNKACASSLKAITLGALTIGVGENEVVLAGGHECMSATPYLLTRARFGYRMGDAEVVDGMTRDGFLCPLCGELMGATAERLAREYGIDRGEQDAFAVASQQRAGRAAADGRAAREIVPVDVETRKGTVVVSADEQPRPGTTLESLARLPAVFAKGGTVHAGNASGVTDGGAALVLASREYAESRGLRPLARVAAWTSAGVDPSRMGIGPVPAIRRLLEKTALRLEDVDLIELNEAFAAQVIACGRDLGFDPERVNVNGGAIALGHPIGATGARIATTLLHEMDRRGARRGIATLCVSGGMGMAVLFESVR